The following DNA comes from Paenibacillus crassostreae.
TCATGCAACGGATATTGGAAGTTTCCTAGATGCTAGTTCGCTCATTATAATGGAACATTGCGGAGGTGCTTCTGGCCCGATCTGGGGATCAGCATTCCGCGCAGCGAGTAAACAGGTTGGAAATCAAACAGAATTGTCTATTGATGAGTTTGCCAAAATGATGAGTGCTGTTGTGAAAGGGATTCAAGATACCGGAGAGAGATCTTTTGGCAGAGGGGCTGTCGTTGGGGACAAGACACTAATTGATGCTCTTGCTCCATATGCTGAATCTTGGGAGAATAGTGCAAGTCACGGTGATGATTTGAAGGTAGCATCTACGAAGGCAGCAGAGGCTGCTGTAGCAGGAGCGAAACAGACCGAAGCAATTGTTGCGCGGATGGGAAGGGCTGGGACTGTAGGTGAGCGAAGTATTGGATACCCAGACGCAGGAGCCTATGCACTCGGGGTTATCTTTACTGAACTATCTCAAGCTATAAAATAAGTCAAAGGCACCCTCTCGGGTGCCTTTGATTTATTTACAGGAAAGTATAAGGTTCACTTAGACCTCTATGTCTTATATTTCGGTAGAGGCGGTTACTCTAAGTCCATAGGAAAAACCTACACTTAATCTAGAAGATAAAGGTGAGTGTAGACAATAGTTGTATAAGGTACAGCTAAAAAAGGGCTATCTCTGAAAAATGCCAAATATCCAGATATTAGATGTACTCTGTGCAATTAAATTGGGTAATAGAGAATATTGGACGAATTTAGATGTACTTTTTACAATTGCTGCTGACGATGTTTCAGAGCCGATCCTTAAAACTAACGCAACTTTTGTAGCGTAAAATACGTTTGTTAGGCAACAGGAGAGGAGTGAAATAATGTACAGAATTAAAAATATAGGATGGGTTGTTATTGGTACGCTTATGTTAATGCTTACTGCATGTGATGAAACACCAGATTCCGCAAATAACTCACAAGTGCAAGAGCAACCACAAGAACAAGCAGAACAACCTACGGACCTGTCAGAACCAACCGAAGAGTTGTCAGAACAACCACAAGACGAGCAAGCGCTAGTCGACCCACAGGAGGGACTTCCACCAACGGCGTTAGAAGCGGCAACAACAGTCATCAAGGCTCTAGAGGCTAACGATATGAGCGCGCTAGCTGATTGGGTACATCCAGAGAAAGGGTTACGATTCTCACCTTATGCGTTCGTTGATGTGAAGACAGATATTCTACTTACTAGAGATGAAATTAAGCATGCTATGGAGGATTCTCAAAAGTATGTATGGCGGTCGTTCCCTGGCAATGGTGATTTAATTGAGATGACATTCGCAGAATACTATAAACGATTTATCTATGATGCAGATTTCATCAAGGATGGCGAGATTGCTATGAACGAAGGGTTAGGAGAAAGCACGACAATTAATAATTTGAAAGACGTTTATCCTAAGGATAGTCATGATTTCGTTGAATATTATATTGACGGGATTGATCCCTCTGTTGAAGGAATGGACTGGCGCAGTCTGCGTCTTGTCTTCGAGAAAATTGGCGATGATCATGCTCTAGTTGGAATTATTCACGATCAATGGACGCCATAAGTCTTTATCCCACAATACTAACAATTTGGTTGCGCCCACTCTCTTTAGCTTGATATAGAGCGTTATCCACCGATTCAAATAGATCACTTAATTTTATATTAGACTTACTGGATTCTATAGGTGTCGAATTATTAATGGATAGCAGCCCCATGCTTATCGTAACTGATACATCGTGAGCAATATCGTCCACGACTACTTTATTGTTCGCGATGGTTGTTTTAAGGCGTTCAGCTATTATATTTGCCCGTATTTGATCCGTATTGGGTAAATAAACGATGAATTCCTCTCCACCATAGCGAGCCAGAATATCGGTGTGACGTAATGTCTTTTTAATCACTTCTACTGTGTCGCATATCACAATATCACCGACTAAATGACCATAGTTATCATTGACTTGTTTGAAGAAGTCAATATCAATAAGGAGTATAGTGAAAGGCACTTGATGTTTCATATTCTCCTTCACTTCTTGTTCTAACTGTTCCGTCAAATAATGACGATTATAGCAACCTGTTAAACTGTCGGTTATAGCCATATGGTTGAGTTTCTGGTTGGTGTGGAACAATTCTTCTTGTATTGTTGTCAATGCTAGATTACGCTCTTGTAGAATTTCATTCTGAAGGTGAGTATCATGGATGAGCTGAAGAATCTCGGTCATATTTTGAAATGTAATAATTCGTCCAACTTTGGAATTATTTACAATGATAGGTGAAACATGAATATGTACGTATCGATTTTCGCTTGGATAGAATAACCCAATTTCTGCTCTTTCTAGTGGTAGATTTCGGTACGTATGTAAGAATGACTCAATTGTGCTTGCTGACTGTTCTGGTGGTAGTAGAGCCTCTATATCGGAACGATCACCAATATGAAAATGAATATAAGGAAGTAACGACTGATTGATTTCAACAACGATCTCATCATCATCGAGAACCAAAATCCCTTGTTCGATAGTATCAATAATATCCTGATGAGCTATAGTCACAATATCCAATACTTTATCACGATGAATGGCAATCACAAAAAAGACAGCGGAGAGCAGAATACCCAGTGATGTGAAACCTGGAATAACAGGTAAGTCTGAAGCCAATACAACATTGAACAGTATGTCCAATAACACCATTGCAGTCAGTATCACAACTCCTTTAAGTACATGCATAACTTGTTTTTTTATACGAGGGGTGTTATTGAATTTTAGTGCTGAATATATGAGATAAACAGAAATACTAATATAGCAAACCAAGACAATAAGAATAACCCAGAATAGTGGTCCGTAGGTTCTTTGAATATATCCATCGTACATGGGAAGGACAAATATCCCAGCAGGGTTAATGATTACACTTATGGCAATGATGAGTATGGGCATATAAAGAAGAATGATTACACTTTTCCGCAGGTATCGCGAATGATCTGTAAGGAAAAAGGTAAAGAGTAACCAGCCTGTAGTTAATAGAGCCAAGTCAATAAATGATAGTTTTACATATAATAATTGCACCGACGGGCTATCCGTTATCTTAATAGCAAACTGATAGAAAGGCCATAACATCATGGTGAAGTGGAATGCTAGATAGATTTTATGTAATTGAGTCATAGTAACAGTAGCAAACACATATATGAATAGTGCTAATAAAAGAATGAATATGATCAAGTCAGTCCATACTACAACCGCCAATTTATTATGTCCTCCCAACTGAAGAGATTGCATCAAGCTATGAACCTAGGTCTAAGAGCCTAGGTTATATTAGTACTATATAATCAGATGTGGAAAAATACAACATAAATAAACAAAACTAAATAGTTATGAGCTACGAAGATAGTAGGGCGTAGGATCAATTGGGGTTTAAGAACTGTATCACGTTTTGTGCTGATAATGGTTTGCTATACAAATAACCTTGAATTTTATCACAGCCTTGTTCTTGTAAGTACTCCAGCTGCATTGTCTGCTCTACACCCTCTGCAATGACACACATATTCATTCTTTTACCGATGATAATAATTTGCTCTATTAAAGCGTCTTGATGTGTTCCCGTCCGAATGGAATCAATAAAGGACTTGTCTATTTTTAAAGTAGATATTGGTAAATTTGTCAGATAACTCAAAGATGAATAACCTGTCCCAAAATCATCAAGTGCAATTTTAATATTGTGTTTCTTTAGTTCATTTAATTTGCTAGTTACAAGATCATAAGATTCAACTAGCACGCTCTCTGTAATCTCTAGCTCCAGATAGGCAGGATCAAGACCACAGGTTTGTATAGTGTCTAGAACAATTTCATTGAAATCAGCTTGCAGTAATTGGATCATCGAAATGTTGATAGACATCGTTAAGTGATGTAATCCAGAATCATGAAGTTTCTTTAGGAAGGTACAGGCCGTGGTTAATACCCAGGTTCCCAAAGGAATAATCAGATGCGAATCTTCGGCTGCTTTGATGAACTTATGAGGGGAGACTTCTCCCAACTCCGGATTGTTCCAACGTAGAAGTGCTTCTAAGCCCGTAATCGTATTCCGTGTCAAATCCATCTGTGGTTGATAATAGAGTTCAAATTCATTGTTCTCCATAGCCATAAATAACTGTTTCTCAAGGTGCATCCTTTCAATGAAAGAATCATTCATGGGGTAATCAAAGACGAGAATGCGGTCCTTACCTGCTTCTTTCGCTTTATGCATAGCAATATCCGCACGTTTTACTAATTCCATAATATTGTTTCCATGTTCTGGGTAGATACTGATACCGATACTAATACTGATATGTAATTGGCTGTTGTCCATCTCGATGGTTTTCTTAAATCCATGCAGAATCTCATGGGCAACTACTTGTACGTCATCTGGATTCTTGATCGAATGTAAAAGAATGATGAATTCATCACCACCAAATCGGTAAACTTCACCCCTTTGTTCTACAATAGAGATAAGTCTCTGACTTGTCTTCACAATCAGGCGATCACCAAATTCATGGCCCATCGTATCATTAATGTATTTAAAATTATCAATATCAATAAACATCAAAGCCACATTAGTATTGGAGAATTCAAGGATCTTATTAGCTCCATTTTCATACAAATCTATTTGGTTAGGTAAACCAGTTAATAAATCGTGATAGGCTAATTGATGCATCTTCTCTTCACTTTTAGTAAGCTTGTGTTGCTGTTCAATCAGTTGATCGTATTGTTGTCTGAGTTCGTCCTCAGTAGCTATGATTTCTTCATATGTAGCTTCGAGATTTTGATAAGCAGACACTCTATCTTTGTATGCGATTCGTAGCTTCTTCTCCATCTTTTGAATACGATTAAGCGTCCCTAGAATTAATCCAAAGATAAGTAATGCTGTCATAAGAATGAATAGCCAATCTTTGAACATATTAATCAATCTGATTAATTCAGAGTCTTGCGTGAAATAAGAAACGATTTTATCGGTTAATAGAATCCATAAGAATCCTATAATGAAATATACACCGGCAATTTTAGAGGACGCCCATACAGGGCTGAATGTTCGTTTATTAATTGGTTCTAATTGGCTGCCCGTATTAGGATTGCTCGCTTTATTCTTTCTTCGTATCACAGGACCACTCCATTTCAAACCTAGTCACTAAATAATATCTAAAAGGTTTTCTACAAAATTATCTAAAATCCTCTATTTATGAGTACTATTCAACAGAATATATGAATTTTTATATTTATCCTTAATAAAATACCTTGTGATGAAGGAGGTCGAGCGCATGCTCGATTTCTTGCAACTCTTCCATTGAAACATTTTGCATTCGTTCAATTAAGCACGATTCGATACGTTGGAAAGCCTCGTTCTTCATCATCTCATTTGTAAATTAAAATGAAAGTGAATATGTGCTACCTTTTGGTTATTAAATGATAAATAGAGGGGATCTCCTTATGAAATATTTAATTGATTCAGCCCTATAATCCGACGATAATAGACATAAGACAAAGGATAAAAGGATTGAGTCAATGAAATACAATTTATATTCAAAAAAGAAAATTTTTTATATTATAATCATTTCTTGTTTTGTGCTAAGTGTCCTTATGAGTGTCAAACTGTTGATTTCATATTATTATATAGGTAAATCGGCGGAAGTCGCACTTGCAAAGCAATATATAGAAATAGCCAGAGATATTGCCGAGAGGCTGGATAAAGACGTATATCAAGAGTTTCTATTAACTAAACAGGATGATGAGAATCGTAAACAAATTAAACAATATTTAGAACAATATTATAATCATATAAATGCACTGTATATATATGTTTTGATGCTTGATGATACAGATATATCTAAAGTAATGGTATCTGCAGTTCCCTCAGGTGTGAAAGACTTGGCAATATCCTCCCCTTGTTCAGTTCCTGCTACTCAAGTAAGTGAAGCAAAGAAGGGCCAGAGCTACTTTACTAATATTATAAAAGATGGGAGCTATGGTTCATACTTATCTGTTGGAGCACCATTTTACAGTGAAGATGGAAAGATACTTGGAGTTATTGCCATTGATATTGATGCTAATGAATTAATGCTAGTGCGGAACCAAGTCCTTAAAAGTAATATTTTTATATTAGTAATTGATGTTTTATTCGCGATTGTATTGTTATTTGTTACATTTAGCTTATACCGTTGGTATAAATTTCAGATGAAGCAGGATTTGAAAGAATCGGAGAAAATGTATATATCTGAACTTAGAAGAGTAACGGATACGATTAAATCAAACAGACATGATATGATTAACCATCTTCAAGTTCTCATCGGATTAATGGATATGCAGCTGTATGATAAAGCGAATGACTATTTAAAACAATTGACGAATGAATCCAGAATTGTGGATATGTCCTTACGTATTAAAAACCCGATTCTGATGGTCTTATTTCAAAGTAAATGGGAACTTGCTCTATCTAAAAATATTCAAATGTACTTTGAGACGGATCAGAACGAATATAGCAGAGTGGAGTCAATGGACTTAGCCAGAATTTTTGCGAATCTCTTGGATAATGCAATTGAAGCGACAGAGACGTATATGGGTGTATTGCCTAAAGAGATTCATGTTGTTTGTAAAACAGTTGGTGAGAAATATTTGTTCGCAGTGGAGAATACGGCTCAACTTGCATCTAAAGAACAAAAGACACTACTGCAAAATAGTTATACTACAAAAGAGAATACACGCCCAGGTAGAGGCAACGGTTTAGGGATTATTAAAAGAACGGTTGAGATATACAAAGGGGATATATATTGTCAGCATAAAAATGATAAATTTTATATTGAGATAAAAATGTAGAGCGGATTATTGATAACCCAATACCACGTCGGTGTTGGGTTTGTTTCAAATATAAGAAAATATAAGTTTCACTTGATACTTTTATCCTTATATTTCCGCTGAAACGGATGCCGTCTTTGAAAAAGGACGGCATTGCCGTTTCTACTTGAAATGGTTTAATAGTATGTTATGTTGACAGCTTCTAATAATCATGATATATTTATCTTAAATTAAAGACTCTCGAATAAATGACAATTTTTAAGATGATATGGAGGATTACAATATGAACGGATTAAAAGGAATACATCATGTTACAGCGATTACAAGTAGTGCAGAGAAAAACTACGAGTTTTTCACAAATGTTCTAGGCATGCGTTTAGTTAAGAAAACAGTGAATCAAGATGATATACAGTCTTATCACCTGTTCTTTGCGGATGATAAGGGGAGTGCAGGGACAGACATGACATTCTTCGACTTTCCAGGGATTCGCAAGGGAACGCATGGTACGGATGAGATTTACAAAACCTCACTTCGTGTACCAAGTGATGCGGCATTGGATTACTGGGTGAAACGTTTTGATCGCCTGGATGTACAACATCACGGCATTCAAGAGTTGTTCGGTAAAAAGGTACTAGGCTTCGTCGATTTTGATGATCAACAATATCAATTGATTTCAGATGAACGGAATGAAGGAGTACCTTCAGGAACACCTTGGCAGAATGGACCAGTTCCATTGGAATTTGCAATTACTGGACTAGGACCAATCTTTGTCCGTATTTCAAACTTTGATTACTTCAAAGAAATGATGGAAAAAGTTCTAATGTTTAAAGAAATTGCTAAGGAAGGATCCAAACATCTATTTGAGGTAGGAGAGGGAGGAAATGGTGCGCAAGTCGTAGTTGATTATAATACGATTCTGCCTAGAGCACAGCAAGGATACGGGACCGTTCATCATACAGCTTTTCGTGTTGAGGATCGTAAGGTATTAGACGAATGGACTGAGCGTCTAGATCAATTCAACTTCTCAACTTCGGGTTATGTCGATCGTCATTTCTTTGAATCATTATACTGCCGGGTTGCTCCACAGATTCTATTCGAATTTGCAACAGATGGTCCAGGGTTTATGGGCGACGAGCCTTATGAAACATTGGGTGAGAAGCTATCCTTACCCCCATTCTTAGAACCTCAACGCGAGCAAATTGAGAGATTAGTTCGCCCAATAAATACGGTGCGGAGTACGCAACAGTATATTAAAGAGTAAATTTATGTGTAGATGAAGGAGCATTCCTAAGTGGGATGCTCTTTTGTCGTTTACTATTTTATTTACATTCGCCATAATTTGGATTACTATTGAAATTAATATATCTATGTATAAATTACATATATATTAACTAATTGTTGTTTGAAATTGAGCTTGAACCAACTTTACGGAAGGAGAGAATGCCTCATTCATTAAAGTGTAAGCGCTTAATTAAGTGAGATATCGTGGTTGGTAGTACACAAAATAAAAAATAGAGGTGTAATATGCTGAGAAAAAGAATAAATAAATTGGCAGTAGGTATACTGTCATTGGTCATAACGACTGCATTAATAACTCCAAGTGTAGGTTTGGCAGATAAGAAACCCTCCTCTGTGGACAATCAAGGCAATAACGAGTTAACGCTCAAAGCAGAAAAAGATAGAGTATCTGTTCACGATCCTTCTATTGTAAAACTAAAGGGTGAATACTATATATTTGGTTCACATATTGAAGCCGCGAAATCAACAGACTTAAAGAATTGGACTAAATTTACGAATGATTACACTACACCCGACAACGTACTATATGGGGATTTATCAAGTAATCTAGCAGGCTCTTTTGCTTGGGCAGGTGAGAATGATTCAGATAGTAAAGGCGGTTTCTCTATATGGGCACCTGATGTGATCTGGAATAAAGATTATATCAATGTAGATGGTAGTAAAGGCGCTTATCTGATTTATTATAGTGCTAGTTCTACTTATATACGTTCCGCGATCGGATATGCAGCATCGAAGAATATAGAAGGTCCATACACTTATGTGGATACAATTGTATATTCCGGATTTACTAGAGAGGATGCTTATGATCCTAATAGTGTAATTAATAAGAAGTATACGAATACCAATATTCAAGAGCTATTGGATAATGGTAAGATCACAGAACCGAATGAACATTGGTTCAATGATGACGGGAGTTACAATAACAGCTTATTTACAAATGCGATAGATGCGAACCTATTTTATGATGAGAATGGCAAACTGTGGATGACTTACGGTTCTTGGTCCGGTGGGATTTTTATTCTAGAAATCGATAAACTCACAGGTAAGGCTATCTATCCTGGAGAGGATGGAACGACGACCGATGGTCGACTTATCGATAGATATTTTGGGACGAAAATTTCTGGAGGATTTACGAAGTCAGGTGAAGGTCCTTATGTCGTATATGATAAAAAGACAGGCTACTATTATTTATATGTAACTAATGCGGGATTGGGAGCTACCGGCGGGTATAATATGAGACAGTATAGATCGACAGAACCAGAGGGTCCTTATGTAGATGCATCAGGAAAAAACGCAGTTTTACCAGACGCCAACACAGCGAATGTTGATTATGGTATTAAACTGATGGGTAATTACAAATTCGGAAATACAACGGTTGGATATCGTTCACCGGGACATAATTCTTCTTTCATCGATTCTAATGGTCAGATGTATCTTGTATATCACACCCGATTCAACGGGGGGACTGAATATCATGAGGTTAGAGTACATCAAATGTTCCAGAATGAAGATAAATGGCCTGTAGTAGTACCTTATGAATATAATGGTGACAAGATTTCTGCAAAGGGATATTCTACGAATGACATTGTGGGTACCTACGAATTCATTAACCATGGTAATTCTAATAATGGATCTGCGATGTTGCCA
Coding sequences within:
- a CDS encoding diguanylate cyclase, which gives rise to MAVVVWTDLIIFILLLALFIYVFATVTMTQLHKIYLAFHFTMMLWPFYQFAIKITDSPSVQLLYVKLSFIDLALLTTGWLLFTFFLTDHSRYLRKSVIILLYMPILIIAISVIINPAGIFVLPMYDGYIQRTYGPLFWVILIVLVCYISISVYLIYSALKFNNTPRIKKQVMHVLKGVVILTAMVLLDILFNVVLASDLPVIPGFTSLGILLSAVFFVIAIHRDKVLDIVTIAHQDIIDTIEQGILVLDDDEIVVEINQSLLPYIHFHIGDRSDIEALLPPEQSASTIESFLHTYRNLPLERAEIGLFYPSENRYVHIHVSPIIVNNSKVGRIITFQNMTEILQLIHDTHLQNEILQERNLALTTIQEELFHTNQKLNHMAITDSLTGCYNRHYLTEQLEQEVKENMKHQVPFTILLIDIDFFKQVNDNYGHLVGDIVICDTVEVIKKTLRHTDILARYGGEEFIVYLPNTDQIRANIIAERLKTTIANNKVVVDDIAHDVSVTISMGLLSINNSTPIESSKSNIKLSDLFESVDNALYQAKESGRNQIVSIVG
- a CDS encoding putative bifunctional diguanylate cyclase/phosphodiesterase, with product MIRRKNKASNPNTGSQLEPINKRTFSPVWASSKIAGVYFIIGFLWILLTDKIVSYFTQDSELIRLINMFKDWLFILMTALLIFGLILGTLNRIQKMEKKLRIAYKDRVSAYQNLEATYEEIIATEDELRQQYDQLIEQQHKLTKSEEKMHQLAYHDLLTGLPNQIDLYENGANKILEFSNTNVALMFIDIDNFKYINDTMGHEFGDRLIVKTSQRLISIVEQRGEVYRFGGDEFIILLHSIKNPDDVQVVAHEILHGFKKTIEMDNSQLHISISIGISIYPEHGNNIMELVKRADIAMHKAKEAGKDRILVFDYPMNDSFIERMHLEKQLFMAMENNEFELYYQPQMDLTRNTITGLEALLRWNNPELGEVSPHKFIKAAEDSHLIIPLGTWVLTTACTFLKKLHDSGLHHLTMSINISMIQLLQADFNEIVLDTIQTCGLDPAYLELEITESVLVESYDLVTSKLNELKKHNIKIALDDFGTGYSSLSYLTNLPISTLKIDKSFIDSIRTGTHQDALIEQIIIIGKRMNMCVIAEGVEQTMQLEYLQEQGCDKIQGYLYSKPLSAQNVIQFLNPN
- a CDS encoding GHKL domain-containing protein, translated to MSVKLLISYYYIGKSAEVALAKQYIEIARDIAERLDKDVYQEFLLTKQDDENRKQIKQYLEQYYNHINALYIYVLMLDDTDISKVMVSAVPSGVKDLAISSPCSVPATQVSEAKKGQSYFTNIIKDGSYGSYLSVGAPFYSEDGKILGVIAIDIDANELMLVRNQVLKSNIFILVIDVLFAIVLLFVTFSLYRWYKFQMKQDLKESEKMYISELRRVTDTIKSNRHDMINHLQVLIGLMDMQLYDKANDYLKQLTNESRIVDMSLRIKNPILMVLFQSKWELALSKNIQMYFETDQNEYSRVESMDLARIFANLLDNAIEATETYMGVLPKEIHVVCKTVGEKYLFAVENTAQLASKEQKTLLQNSYTTKENTRPGRGNGLGIIKRTVEIYKGDIYCQHKNDKFYIEIKM
- a CDS encoding lipocalin-like domain-containing protein — translated: MLRKRINKLAVGILSLVITTALITPSVGLADKKPSSVDNQGNNELTLKAEKDRVSVHDPSIVKLKGEYYIFGSHIEAAKSTDLKNWTKFTNDYTTPDNVLYGDLSSNLAGSFAWAGENDSDSKGGFSIWAPDVIWNKDYINVDGSKGAYLIYYSASSTYIRSAIGYAASKNIEGPYTYVDTIVYSGFTREDAYDPNSVINKKYTNTNIQELLDNGKITEPNEHWFNDDGSYNNSLFTNAIDANLFYDENGKLWMTYGSWSGGIFILEIDKLTGKAIYPGEDGTTTDGRLIDRYFGTKISGGFTKSGEGPYVVYDKKTGYYYLYVTNAGLGATGGYNMRQYRSTEPEGPYVDASGKNAVLPDANTANVDYGIKLMGNYKFGNTTVGYRSPGHNSSFIDSNGQMYLVYHTRFNGGTEYHEVRVHQMFQNEDKWPVVVPYEYNGDKISAKGYSTNDIVGTYEFINHGNSNNGSAMLPTLKVHLNKDFSVSGDVTGTWSMKKHTYYMNIVIDGITYKGVFFKQSDESVYDLKVMTFSAIGSNNQSIWGSKIIENNNQAVQLDAYYLDANTEIPESVKSNITLPTSGTNNTNISWSSSREDVLSRTGEVKRLGEDVEVTLTARITKGKEAISKSYKIIVLGISEFNVTPIYQYDFTTTVNSIEIPNNGSKSGNATLMGSASIAVDEQRGNILQVTNTAAAKKVNYLALPTDTFDRITSEGYTVSMWVNVDKQNAAYWEHSALFEANGGGQDLYPVTRLGANLIARINSNGAWADADAITKGLTSNTWHHVTYTIDATGIVVYLDGLIVGKVDKDVAVSFESNFLAKLIDVRVGSGNIWGDQDIASAKFDNVAIFNTALSEAEVDGLYYKENF
- a CDS encoding ring-cleaving dioxygenase, with translation MNGLKGIHHVTAITSSAEKNYEFFTNVLGMRLVKKTVNQDDIQSYHLFFADDKGSAGTDMTFFDFPGIRKGTHGTDEIYKTSLRVPSDAALDYWVKRFDRLDVQHHGIQELFGKKVLGFVDFDDQQYQLISDERNEGVPSGTPWQNGPVPLEFAITGLGPIFVRISNFDYFKEMMEKVLMFKEIAKEGSKHLFEVGEGGNGAQVVVDYNTILPRAQQGYGTVHHTAFRVEDRKVLDEWTERLDQFNFSTSGYVDRHFFESLYCRVAPQILFEFATDGPGFMGDEPYETLGEKLSLPPFLEPQREQIERLVRPINTVRSTQQYIKE